In Deinococcus sp. QL22, the following are encoded in one genomic region:
- a CDS encoding NUDIX domain-containing protein → MTHPPPFNLVVWLMVQDTQGRVLLGRRDGTGYGAGLWGLPGGRVERGEALADAATREVWEEMGLQVSAGTLAFTGVSRYDVGGTQGSDFLFVAREWSGEALPLEQTSEVGWFDPAHLPADSLPWLAGVLAAHLLNGCVLSEQLDSLEGVQPR, encoded by the coding sequence ATGACTCATCCTCCCCCCTTCAACCTCGTGGTTTGGCTGATGGTGCAGGACACTCAGGGGCGCGTGCTGCTGGGACGGCGCGACGGCACTGGCTACGGCGCGGGGTTGTGGGGATTACCGGGCGGACGTGTGGAACGTGGGGAAGCCCTGGCCGACGCTGCCACCCGCGAGGTCTGGGAGGAAATGGGGTTGCAAGTGAGCGCAGGCACTCTGGCCTTTACCGGAGTCAGTCGCTACGACGTGGGCGGCACACAGGGCAGCGATTTCTTGTTTGTGGCACGGGAATGGAGCGGAGAAGCCCTGCCACTGGAGCAGACCTCGGAAGTGGGTTGGTTCGATCCGGCCCATCTCCCCGCCGACAGTTTGCCCTGGCTGGCGGGCGTGCTGGCCGCGCATTTGCTGAATGGCTGTGTGCTGAGCGAGCAACTCGACAGCCTTGAAGGTGTGCAGCCGCGCTGA
- the tdh gene encoding L-threonine 3-dehydrogenase — MRALSKQHAREGIWMIETDVPTPGLNDLLIRIKKSSICGTDVHIYKWDEWAQHTIPVPMVVGHEYVGVVTGMGSEVRGFTVGDRVSGEGHVTCGHCRNCRAGRRHLCRNTLGVGVNRPGSFAEYLVLPAFNAFKIPDDISDEVAAVFDPFGNAVHTALSFDLVGEDVLITGAGPIGVMAAAVAKHAGARQVVVTDINDYRLELALQMGATRAVNVAREDLWTVATSELGMTEGFDVGLEMSGSSPAFAQMVSVMNNGGKIALLGIPAGRVDIDWNAVIFKMLTIKGIYGREMFETWYKMAALIQSGLDLTPILTHRFGIDDFQQGFDAMLSGQSGKVILDW, encoded by the coding sequence ATGCGGGCGCTGAGCAAGCAACATGCCCGCGAAGGCATCTGGATGATCGAAACCGATGTGCCGACCCCCGGCCTCAATGACCTGCTGATCCGCATCAAAAAGAGCAGCATTTGCGGCACCGACGTTCACATTTACAAGTGGGACGAGTGGGCACAGCACACCATCCCCGTGCCGATGGTGGTGGGGCACGAATACGTGGGCGTGGTGACGGGCATGGGCAGCGAGGTGCGCGGCTTCACGGTGGGTGACCGGGTCAGTGGTGAGGGCCACGTGACCTGCGGACACTGCCGGAATTGCCGTGCAGGACGCCGCCATCTGTGCCGCAATACGCTGGGCGTGGGCGTGAACCGTCCGGGCAGCTTTGCCGAATATCTGGTGTTGCCTGCCTTCAACGCCTTCAAAATTCCCGACGATATTTCGGATGAAGTGGCGGCAGTATTCGACCCGTTTGGCAACGCCGTGCATACGGCCCTCAGCTTTGATCTGGTGGGCGAAGACGTGCTGATCACGGGCGCGGGGCCGATTGGTGTGATGGCCGCCGCCGTTGCCAAACACGCCGGAGCGCGGCAAGTCGTGGTCACAGACATCAACGACTACCGCCTGGAACTGGCCCTCCAAATGGGCGCGACGCGGGCCGTGAATGTGGCCCGCGAAGACCTCTGGACGGTAGCGACCTCCGAACTGGGTATGACTGAAGGCTTTGACGTGGGCCTGGAAATGAGCGGCAGCAGTCCGGCTTTTGCCCAGATGGTGAGCGTGATGAACAACGGCGGCAAAATCGCGCTGCTGGGTATTCCGGCGGGCCGCGTGGACATCGACTGGAACGCCGTGATCTTTAAGATGCTGACCATCAAGGGCATCTACGGGCGCGAAATGTTCGAGACGTGGTACAAGATGGCCGCCCTGATTCAGTCGGGTCTGGATCTGACGCCTATTCTGACGCACCGCTTCGGCATAGACGACTTCCAGCAAGGCTTCGACGCCATGCTAAGCGGGCAGAGTGGCAAGGTGATTTTGGATTGGTGA
- a CDS encoding ribose-phosphate pyrophosphokinase, whose product MSLLRSTHSDRIARSHRAPLLVFAGQSNRPLAQAICDNLGVPLGNSKTEKFTNDNIIVHYEESLREGDVFIIQTFSTPVSDAIMELMLMIDAAKSASAGRVTAVIPYYSYARSDKKDSPRISIAGRLVADLLQEAGADRILMMTLHSPQVHGFFKVPVDHLSADIVLTQHFKSCVPNAHEGVVLAPDAGSIKRASQIARRLDSGLAMIDKERISDTEVRPRALIGEVEGKTVFIVDDEISTAGSLVETVNICRNMGAKDVYVAVTHGVYTGPAIERIAALDVTQVASTNTVLVPESKILAAGGKLAVLDVAPLFANAIANIHSGESVSTLFE is encoded by the coding sequence GTGTCTCTGCTCCGATCCACCCACTCTGACCGTATTGCCAGAAGCCACCGTGCGCCGCTCCTCGTCTTTGCAGGCCAGAGCAATCGCCCGCTGGCACAGGCCATCTGCGACAACCTCGGCGTGCCGCTGGGCAACAGCAAAACCGAGAAATTCACCAACGACAACATCATCGTGCATTACGAGGAATCGCTGCGAGAAGGCGACGTGTTCATCATCCAGACCTTCAGCACGCCCGTCAGCGACGCGATTATGGAACTGATGCTGATGATCGACGCCGCCAAAAGCGCCAGCGCAGGCCGCGTGACCGCCGTGATTCCGTATTACAGCTATGCCCGCAGCGACAAGAAAGACAGCCCCCGCATTTCGATTGCAGGCCGTCTGGTGGCCGACTTGCTTCAGGAAGCGGGTGCAGACCGAATCCTGATGATGACGCTGCACTCGCCGCAGGTGCACGGGTTTTTCAAAGTGCCTGTGGATCATCTGTCGGCGGATATCGTGCTGACGCAGCACTTTAAAAGCTGCGTGCCCAACGCACACGAAGGCGTGGTCTTGGCTCCCGACGCAGGCAGCATCAAGCGGGCGTCCCAGATTGCCCGCCGCCTCGATTCCGGCCTCGCCATGATCGACAAAGAGCGCATCAGCGACACCGAAGTCCGGCCCCGCGCCCTGATCGGTGAAGTGGAAGGCAAAACCGTATTCATCGTGGACGACGAGATCAGCACGGCGGGAAGCCTTGTGGAAACGGTGAATATCTGCCGCAATATGGGTGCAAAAGACGTGTACGTGGCCGTAACGCACGGCGTATACACTGGCCCCGCCATAGAGCGAATCGCCGCGCTGGACGTGACACAGGTGGCGAGTACCAACACGGTGCTGGTGCCCGAGAGCAAGATCTTGGCCGCAGGCGGCAAGTTGGCCGTACTGGACGTTGCGCCGCTGTTTGCCAACGCGATTGCCAATATTCACAGCGGGGAGAGCGTGAGTACGCTGTTCGAGTAA
- the dnaJ gene encoding molecular chaperone DnaJ — MTGQTDYYELLGVARTAAPDEIKSAYRKLALKFHPDRNKEAGAAEQFARINEAYAVLSDGEKRAHYDRFGSAPSTGMPGGDPFGGMGGAGFDPMDIFEQLFGGAVGGRGGRRGPARGDDLETEAHVTLLQARAGDEIEVAVDRLTTCEHCQGNRSEPGGKPPKTCTTCKGQGAVRAQARTIFGVVDTQQPCPTCRGEGVLIEDPCTVCRGRGRTLKAETVKVKLPRGIDEGYRIRVSGMGNEGPGGNGDLYVHIEMERHAELRREQEHLIYTSRIGFAKAALGGYITVPTLDGPQNVEVKAGTQHGELYRLRGQGLPRLQGAGSGDLIVEYDVQVPKPAQLTPEAREALLAYARAVGDEVNDKPEGFFDKVGKIFRGE; from the coding sequence ATGACCGGACAAACAGACTATTACGAACTGCTGGGCGTGGCCCGCACCGCCGCCCCAGACGAGATCAAGAGTGCCTACCGCAAGCTGGCGCTCAAATTTCATCCGGATCGCAACAAGGAAGCAGGCGCTGCCGAGCAGTTTGCCCGCATCAACGAGGCCTACGCCGTGTTGTCTGACGGCGAAAAGCGGGCCCACTATGACCGCTTCGGCAGTGCGCCCAGCACCGGCATGCCCGGAGGCGACCCCTTCGGCGGCATGGGCGGCGCTGGTTTTGATCCGATGGACATTTTCGAGCAGTTGTTTGGCGGCGCAGTGGGCGGGCGCGGCGGGCGGCGTGGGCCTGCACGCGGCGACGACCTGGAAACCGAAGCGCACGTGACGCTGCTTCAGGCACGGGCGGGCGATGAGATCGAGGTGGCTGTAGACCGGCTGACCACCTGCGAGCACTGTCAGGGCAACCGCAGCGAGCCGGGGGGCAAGCCGCCCAAAACCTGCACCACCTGCAAGGGACAGGGCGCAGTTCGGGCACAGGCTCGCACTATTTTTGGCGTGGTAGACACCCAGCAGCCCTGTCCCACCTGCCGGGGCGAAGGCGTGCTGATCGAAGACCCTTGCACAGTTTGCCGGGGCCGGGGCCGTACACTGAAGGCCGAAACCGTGAAGGTGAAACTGCCACGCGGCATCGACGAGGGCTACCGCATTCGGGTGTCGGGCATGGGGAACGAGGGGCCGGGGGGCAACGGCGACCTCTACGTACACATAGAAATGGAGCGCCACGCCGAGTTGCGCCGCGAGCAGGAACACCTGATCTACACCTCGCGCATCGGGTTTGCCAAGGCCGCGCTGGGTGGATACATTACCGTGCCCACGCTGGACGGCCCCCAGAACGTGGAGGTCAAGGCAGGCACGCAACACGGCGAACTTTACCGCCTGCGTGGGCAAGGGCTGCCGCGCTTGCAGGGTGCGGGCAGCGGCGACCTGATCGTGGAATACGACGTGCAGGTGCCCAAGCCCGCCCAACTGACCCCCGAAGCCCGCGAAGCGCTGCTGGCCTATGCCCGCGCTGTAGGCGACGAAGTGAACGACAAGCCGGAAGGGTTTTTTGACAAGGTAGGGAAGATTTTTAGAGGCGAGTAA
- a CDS encoding NAD(P)/FAD-dependent oxidoreductase has protein sequence MQDVLVIGAGLAGLTAARVLTRAGRRVRVLEAGAEVGGRVRSRQLEGFTLDAGFQVLFTSYPAVRRHLNLDALDLMPIPPAAVVRRGARADVLGDPIRDPGSLLSSVITRVLPLPDKLRVAKLAAQLRTPPVHALLNGPDESTQDYLRRQGFSEAALDRFFRPFFGGVFLRRDLSTSARLFRYYFRMLMDGQIAVPRGGMGAIPAQLAQDLDVTLGVRVTRLTAHSEMISVATTAGDLEARHVIVATDPNTAQTLLGGDTARGSLSSVYLHYVTPHAIDPQPRLLLNAETGWINNAHWISQAVPGRAPEGQHLLIATVLGRPDDSVTKLSDAELDAQVRAELAVWYGEADARTLRTLHIERIEHAQYPQPAGYAAHLPGHATALPGVLLASELTSMSGIQGAMESGEKAAAIVLGDLAGMSRPRGA, from the coding sequence ATGCAAGATGTTTTGGTGATTGGGGCGGGCTTGGCGGGCCTCACGGCGGCGCGGGTACTGACGCGGGCGGGGCGGCGCGTGCGGGTGCTGGAAGCGGGGGCAGAAGTGGGCGGGCGGGTGCGTTCGCGCCAACTGGAGGGCTTTACGCTGGACGCCGGATTTCAGGTGTTGTTCACGTCTTATCCGGCGGTGCGGCGACACCTGAACCTGGACGCGCTTGACCTGATGCCGATTCCTCCGGCGGCGGTGGTACGGCGTGGGGCGCGGGCCGACGTGCTGGGCGACCCGATCCGCGACCCCGGCAGCCTGCTGTCCAGTGTGATCACGCGCGTGTTGCCACTCCCCGACAAACTGCGGGTGGCAAAACTGGCCGCGCAACTCCGCACACCCCCTGTTCACGCGCTGCTCAACGGCCCCGACGAATCTACGCAGGATTATCTGCGGCGGCAGGGCTTTTCAGAGGCGGCGCTTGACCGCTTCTTCCGCCCCTTCTTCGGCGGGGTATTCCTGCGGCGCGACCTGTCTACGTCGGCCCGGCTGTTCCGCTACTACTTCCGCATGCTGATGGACGGCCAAATTGCCGTGCCACGCGGAGGCATGGGCGCGATTCCGGCGCAGCTGGCGCAGGACTTGGATGTGACTCTGGGCGTGCGCGTGACCCGGCTGACGGCCCACTCCGAAATGATCAGTGTCGCCACGACGGCGGGCGATCTGGAGGCCCGACATGTGATCGTCGCCACCGATCCGAACACGGCCCAGACGCTCCTGGGCGGAGATACGGCACGCGGGAGCCTCAGCAGCGTGTATCTGCATTACGTCACGCCGCACGCCATTGACCCGCAACCCCGTCTGCTTCTGAATGCCGAAACAGGCTGGATCAACAACGCCCACTGGATCAGTCAGGCCGTGCCGGGCCGTGCGCCGGAAGGTCAACACCTGCTGATTGCTACCGTACTGGGCCGTCCTGATGACTCTGTGACCAAACTGTCCGACGCGGAACTGGATGCACAGGTGCGGGCAGAGTTGGCCGTCTGGTACGGCGAGGCCGACGCCCGCACCCTGCGCACGCTGCACATAGAGCGAATAGAACACGCCCAATATCCCCAGCCTGCCGGATACGCGGCCCATCTGCCCGGCCATGCCACGGCGCTCCCCGGCGTGCTACTGGCCTCCGAACTGACCTCTATGAGCGGCATTCAGGGCGCAATGGAAAGCGGCGAAAAGGCGGCAGCGATTGTGCTGGGCGACCTGGCAGGCATGAGCAGGCCAAGGGGGGCGTAG
- a CDS encoding transglutaminaseTgpA domain-containing protein, translating into MSKSVLSYHLRPTRMGLGFLLLTLLTLVGCVNYSLSLGYGATFLLAGVWAVTAGQAMRGGRALRVRLDAPGEVFAGTESALTGQATGLAGTPFEVRLGAIAATGRTPADSAGRFTLPLPPQARGPLTLSRVQIAAHDSLGLWRWVQVLPLTEVGLDVLPPVFPAPEQGAPTPPTRRTGAAGEGLTRTTGTEDFSGLRAYVPGDSPRLVSWKHAARTGTLLTREFDAPAGTALMFDWADTSALGNTEARLSRLGAWISAARAVGLPFGLTLPGRTLPVAAGEAHARAALTALALHEPLPAPPPPASSAAKVPRVPPILPAAALRFTLFGLAVALVPGVLRQPVWVSLLTALLLGYTALQTRPVQSKQSVRPLPSWLLGIAAGLAAVALNAEYGTLLGSEAGTALLGLLVALKAAESRNVRDARLLVLLGLFVTFTHFLHGQGPLVALHALLSVILTLAVAGVWVVPNSQADTQPGPVRTAGKVVALALPLMLVLFVLFPRPDGPLWQLPLQGRAQTGLSDEIRAGEFSDLARSNAVAFRADFSAGLPAPQDRYWRGPVFESYDGLAWTQARLRGASPSIEPTGPESVYTLTLEPNGKPWLLTLDVPTELPPGAFLSTAFQAVNPRPSSTRARYAIRGRSARLGVQESPERLNYDLLLPVGQSPRARDLAASWTGLAPAARIEAALNYLQAGGFTYTLSPPTLPEQDRVDAFLFGARTGFCEHYASAFAFLMRAAGLPARIVGGYLGGEINPDGGYLIVRQQDAHAWVEVWLAGRGWTRIDPTAVVAPARLNTNLSTALTRPNATQAAPIGTFARLRLRVDALQNRWNDTVVGYNGEQQRSLLGRVGLGQVGAAPYLLAVLALIALAFVPALLVARRAARPRDPAARALHDLTVRLRLPRAPGETASAYAARVQQRWPQSSESLSAFLSAYHEARYSPEASAEGAKKLRVLVRKVRR; encoded by the coding sequence GTGTCTAAATCCGTCCTGTCGTACCACCTGCGCCCCACCCGCATGGGCCTCGGCTTCCTGCTGCTGACCCTGCTGACGCTGGTGGGCTGCGTGAATTACAGCCTGAGCCTCGGCTACGGCGCAACCTTCCTGCTGGCAGGCGTGTGGGCGGTCACCGCCGGGCAAGCGATGCGGGGGGGGCGTGCACTAAGAGTCAGATTGGACGCACCGGGCGAAGTGTTCGCCGGAACAGAATCGGCCTTGACCGGGCAGGCGACGGGACTGGCAGGCACGCCGTTTGAAGTGCGGCTGGGAGCGATAGCCGCCACTGGACGCACTCCGGCGGATTCAGCGGGCCGTTTTACCCTGCCCCTGCCACCCCAAGCACGTGGCCCGCTGACCCTATCCCGCGTGCAGATCGCTGCTCACGACAGCCTCGGCCTATGGCGCTGGGTGCAGGTTTTGCCGCTGACCGAAGTAGGGCTGGATGTCTTGCCCCCCGTCTTCCCGGCCCCGGAACAGGGCGCACCCACGCCGCCCACGCGCCGCACTGGGGCTGCGGGCGAAGGCCTGACCCGCACCACTGGTACCGAAGATTTTTCGGGCTTGCGGGCCTACGTGCCGGGAGACTCGCCGCGCCTCGTGTCCTGGAAGCACGCCGCCCGCACAGGCACGCTGCTGACCCGCGAATTCGACGCCCCGGCAGGCACGGCGCTGATGTTTGACTGGGCCGACACCTCGGCGCTGGGCAACACCGAGGCCCGCCTCTCACGGCTAGGTGCCTGGATCAGCGCGGCGCGGGCGGTAGGCCTTCCCTTCGGCCTGACCCTGCCGGGGCGCACGCTGCCTGTGGCGGCTGGAGAAGCCCACGCACGGGCGGCACTCACGGCTCTGGCGCTGCATGAGCCGTTGCCCGCGCCTCCGCCCCCCGCATCATCCGCTGCCAAAGTTCCCCGTGTTCCCCCAATCCTGCCCGCTGCCGCCCTACGTTTCACCCTGTTCGGGCTGGCGGTGGCCCTCGTGCCGGGAGTGTTGCGCCAACCCGTGTGGGTGTCGTTGCTGACGGCCCTGCTGCTGGGCTACACCGCGTTGCAGACTCGTCCAGTCCAGTCTAAACAGAGCGTCCGTCCCCTTCCCAGTTGGCTGCTGGGAATCGCGGCGGGCCTAGCGGCGGTAGCGCTGAACGCCGAATACGGCACGCTGCTGGGCAGTGAGGCGGGCACGGCGCTCCTCGGATTATTGGTGGCCCTCAAAGCCGCCGAATCGCGGAATGTGCGCGACGCCCGGCTGTTGGTGCTGCTGGGCCTGTTCGTCACGTTTACGCACTTTTTGCATGGGCAGGGGCCACTCGTCGCCCTGCACGCCCTCCTCAGCGTGATCCTGACGCTGGCGGTGGCGGGCGTGTGGGTGGTACCGAACAGTCAGGCCGATACACAACCCGGCCCAGTCCGAACAGCGGGCAAAGTGGTGGCGCTGGCGCTGCCGCTGATGCTGGTGCTGTTCGTGCTGTTTCCCCGTCCAGACGGCCCGCTGTGGCAATTGCCCCTGCAGGGCCGCGCCCAAACAGGACTGTCGGACGAAATCCGCGCCGGAGAATTTAGCGATCTGGCCCGCAGCAATGCAGTGGCCTTCCGCGCCGATTTCAGTGCTGGCCTGCCTGCGCCTCAAGACCGCTACTGGCGCGGCCCGGTCTTCGAAAGCTACGACGGGTTGGCATGGACACAGGCGCGGCTGCGGGGTGCGTCGCCCAGCATCGAGCCGACTGGCCCGGAAAGCGTCTACACCCTGACGCTGGAACCCAACGGTAAACCCTGGCTGCTGACGCTGGACGTACCCACCGAACTGCCGCCCGGCGCGTTCCTGTCTACGGCGTTTCAGGCCGTGAATCCGCGCCCCAGTAGCACTCGCGCCCGCTATGCCATCCGGGGCCGCAGTGCCCGCCTGGGCGTACAGGAAAGCCCCGAACGCCTGAATTACGATCTGTTGTTGCCTGTGGGCCAGAGTCCACGAGCCCGCGACCTGGCGGCCAGTTGGACTGGGTTGGCCCCGGCGGCGCGGATAGAAGCCGCCCTGAACTACCTGCAAGCGGGGGGTTTCACGTATACCCTCAGCCCGCCCACCTTGCCCGAACAAGACCGCGTAGATGCCTTTTTATTTGGTGCTCGCACCGGATTCTGCGAGCATTATGCCAGCGCCTTCGCCTTCCTGATGCGGGCGGCGGGCCTGCCTGCGCGGATCGTGGGCGGGTACCTCGGCGGCGAGATCAACCCGGACGGCGGCTACCTGATCGTGCGCCAGCAAGACGCGCATGCCTGGGTCGAAGTGTGGCTGGCCGGGCGCGGCTGGACGCGAATAGACCCGACAGCAGTGGTGGCCCCCGCCCGCCTGAACACCAACCTCAGCACTGCGCTGACCCGCCCGAATGCTACCCAAGCCGCGCCCATCGGTACCTTTGCCCGCCTGCGCCTGCGCGTAGACGCCCTTCAGAACCGCTGGAACGATACGGTGGTGGGCTACAACGGCGAGCAACAACGCAGCCTGCTGGGGCGCGTGGGGCTGGGACAGGTGGGGGCCGCACCTTATCTGCTGGCCGTGCTGGCGCTGATTGCTCTGGCCTTTGTACCCGCGCTGCTGGTGGCCCGCCGCGCTGCACGCCCCCGTGACCCCGCCGCCCGCGCCCTGCACGACCTGACGGTGCGCCTGCGCCTGCCCCGCGCCCCCGGAGAAACCGCCAGCGCCTACGCAGCGCGTGTGCAGCAGCGTTGGCCCCAGTCCTCGGAATCGCTGAGTGCCTTCCTGAGTGCCTACCACGAGGCCCGCTATTCGCCGGAAGCCTCGGCAGAAGGGGCGAAGAAGTTGCGGGTGCTGGTGCGGAAAGTGCGGCGCTGA
- the mqnB gene encoding futalosine hydrolase, which produces MKVLIIVATAGEAARLAGVPAHVVVCGVGAVAAALTTQHELMQEPFDLVVSAGIGGAYPGSGLNPGDLAVSSLMAQADLGAVDGLPGQETFLSLDELGLSVQPDQPSDQLNGGIFPAWRGAQALAERLNLSSLRVGYGPALTLSTVTGSLAVAHALAARFPGAVCEGMEGAGVAQAALRCGVPAIEIRGISNPVGPRDRAAWKLGEALAATRRGVEALLGW; this is translated from the coding sequence ATGAAAGTCCTGATTATCGTAGCCACAGCGGGCGAGGCGGCGAGGCTGGCAGGCGTGCCCGCGCATGTGGTGGTGTGCGGCGTGGGCGCGGTGGCGGCAGCCCTGACCACCCAGCACGAGCTGATGCAGGAGCCGTTCGATCTGGTCGTCAGTGCCGGAATCGGCGGCGCGTATCCGGGCAGCGGCCTGAATCCCGGCGACCTCGCTGTATCGAGCCTGATGGCACAGGCCGACTTGGGCGCGGTGGACGGCCTGCCCGGTCAGGAGACCTTTTTGTCGCTAGACGAATTGGGCCTCAGCGTGCAGCCCGATCAGCCCTCTGATCAGCTCAATGGAGGAATATTTCCGGCATGGCGCGGCGCACAGGCTTTGGCCGAACGCCTGAACCTTTCCAGCCTGCGCGTCGGCTATGGCCCGGCCCTCACACTGTCCACGGTCACGGGCAGTTTGGCTGTGGCCCACGCTCTCGCCGCCCGCTTTCCCGGTGCAGTCTGCGAGGGCATGGAAGGTGCAGGCGTAGCGCAGGCGGCCCTGCGCTGCGGTGTGCCTGCGATAGAAATACGCGGCATCAGCAATCCGGTGGGGCCGCGTGACCGGGCCGCCTGGAAGTTGGGAGAGGCTCTGGCCGCGACAAGGCGGGGCGTGGAGGCGTTGCTGGGGTGGTAG
- a CDS encoding VOC family protein: MSLLTSEHMKAAALDHLVIAARTLAEGQAWLEGRLGVSLAPGGEHVQFGTHNALLSLGPDAYLEVIAINPHAPAPSRPRWFGLDTPELRQRLEDSPALIHWVASVPTLLPSPEVLELSRGENRWALTVPESGRLLGGGIQPSLIVWHTPPPPKRLPDVGVRLSSLRLGTPDPDQLRIWLDALNFVGEVEVYEAPQPELEALLETPHGLVTL; this comes from the coding sequence ATGTCCCTGCTCACTTCGGAACACATGAAGGCCGCCGCGCTAGACCATCTGGTCATCGCCGCCCGTACTCTGGCCGAGGGGCAGGCGTGGCTGGAGGGGCGTTTGGGAGTAAGCCTCGCACCCGGCGGCGAGCATGTTCAGTTCGGCACGCACAATGCGCTGCTGTCTCTGGGGCCGGACGCCTATTTGGAGGTCATCGCCATCAATCCCCACGCCCCCGCGCCTTCCCGCCCGCGCTGGTTTGGGCTGGACACCCCCGAACTGCGGCAGCGGTTAGAGGACAGCCCCGCGCTGATTCACTGGGTGGCGAGCGTGCCGACTTTGCTCCCCAGTCCAGAGGTTTTGGAATTGTCACGCGGCGAGAACCGTTGGGCGCTGACCGTGCCCGAAAGTGGCCGCTTACTAGGGGGCGGCATACAGCCCAGCCTGATCGTGTGGCACACGCCGCCCCCGCCTAAGCGTCTGCCAGATGTGGGGGTGCGCCTGTCCTCCCTACGTCTGGGCACGCCTGATCCAGACCAACTGCGTATCTGGCTGGACGCCCTGAACTTTGTAGGCGAAGTCGAAGTCTACGAAGCGCCCCAGCCGGAGTTGGAGGCGTTGCTGGAAACGCCGCACGGCTTGGTAACGCTGTGA
- a CDS encoding AAA family ATPase, translated as MTRAAVSFSTGSASTGSQTMHSQALAAALAQLDNVILGKSHQVRLAVACLLARGHLLIEDQPGVGKTTLAHGLARTMGLAFRRVQFTADLLPTDLLGVSVWDAAAAEFRYHAGPIFSEVLLADEINRATPKTQGALLEAMEERQVSEGGVTRPLPDPFFVIATQNPAAFVGTSPLPEAQLDRFLLTVTLGYPDARAERTLLETGGRVLTVRDLPPVLNAPLLTAMQREVDAVHAAAPLLDYLQLLARATREHAVLAAGLSPRALLALLAAAKAWAYLAGRRMVLPEDVQAIFPALAAHRLPVRDPSARIGDVMARLLADTPIP; from the coding sequence ATGACTCGTGCTGCCGTTTCGTTCTCTACCGGGTCTGCGTCTACCGGGTCACAGACAATGCACAGTCAGGCGTTGGCCGCCGCCCTCGCGCAACTGGACAACGTGATTCTGGGCAAAAGTCATCAGGTGCGACTCGCGGTGGCCTGCCTGCTGGCGCGGGGGCACCTGCTGATAGAAGACCAACCTGGTGTGGGCAAAACCACGCTGGCACACGGCCTTGCCCGCACGATGGGGCTGGCGTTCCGGCGGGTGCAGTTCACGGCAGACCTGCTGCCCACCGACTTGCTGGGCGTGAGCGTGTGGGACGCCGCCGCCGCAGAGTTCCGCTACCATGCTGGCCCCATTTTCTCTGAAGTGCTGCTGGCCGACGAGATCAACCGGGCCACGCCCAAAACGCAGGGGGCCTTGCTGGAGGCGATGGAAGAACGGCAGGTCAGTGAAGGCGGCGTCACGCGCCCGCTGCCCGACCCCTTTTTTGTGATTGCCACGCAGAATCCGGCGGCGTTCGTGGGCACGTCGCCGCTCCCCGAAGCACAGCTAGACCGCTTCCTGCTGACCGTCACTCTGGGCTATCCTGACGCCCGCGCCGAACGCACACTGCTGGAAACGGGCGGGCGGGTGCTGACCGTGCGCGACCTGCCGCCCGTGCTGAACGCCCCGCTGCTGACCGCCATGCAGCGCGAGGTAGACGCTGTACACGCGGCGGCCCCGCTGCTGGATTATTTGCAACTGCTGGCCCGCGCCACCCGTGAGCATGCGGTACTCGCGGCGGGCCTGAGTCCACGTGCCCTGCTCGCGCTGCTGGCCGCCGCCAAAGCGTGGGCTTATCTGGCGGGCCGCCGCATGGTGCTGCCCGAAGACGTGCAGGCCATCTTTCCGGCACTGGCCGCCCACCGCCTGCCCGTGCGCGACCCCAGCGCAAGGATCGGGGACGTGATGGCCCGCCTGCTGGCCGACACGCCGATTCCCTGA
- a CDS encoding NUDIX domain-containing protein, translated as MKLSPPDATFYTRPPAIPERASVGAVVLKRSDSGWLVAVVIEPGDYPQLPKGGVEVGETHGQALMRELREEAGLHTVRVVADLGTLERLNYARTRWQVTRYSLGVTGEVGQPPLEPGFRLEWHPLNTVPALFWPEQTQLVEKVRGALAQGEYDLEAGM; from the coding sequence ATGAAACTCTCCCCACCCGACGCTACTTTTTACACCCGCCCCCCGGCCATTCCAGAACGGGCCAGCGTGGGTGCAGTCGTGCTGAAGCGCAGTGATTCCGGCTGGCTTGTGGCCGTCGTTATCGAACCCGGCGACTATCCGCAACTACCCAAAGGTGGCGTAGAAGTGGGCGAAACCCATGGGCAGGCGCTGATGCGGGAACTGCGCGAGGAAGCAGGCCTGCACACCGTACGCGTGGTGGCCGATCTGGGCACACTGGAACGCCTGAATTACGCCCGCACCCGCTGGCAAGTCACCCGCTACAGCCTCGGCGTCACGGGTGAAGTGGGCCAGCCGCCGCTGGAACCCGGTTTCCGGCTGGAATGGCATCCGTTGAACACGGTTCCGGCCCTGTTCTGGCCGGAGCAAACGCAGCTGGTAGAGAAGGTCAGAGGGGCACTGGCACAGGGAGAATACGATTTGGAAGCTGGAATGTAG